One Nodosilinea sp. FACHB-141 genomic window carries:
- a CDS encoding chromate resistance protein ChrB domain-containing protein: MSWLVFSYSLPSKASSSPRVTLWRRLKRLGAIAFNSVQVLPDRDECLEAFQWLAQEVQKASGEALIMRVEQFEGLSDSEIVERFRAARRDDYAELATQATALASSPASDAQGDLHERLEKLYKHYADIRRIDFFDCPEGAQVMARLNQIAEDLTPVSEAIAIVAAALDQYQQRSWVTRPRPHVDRLACIWLIRRFIDPKAVIRYAKTAAADEVTFDMDKGDFQHQGNLCTFEVMVKAFGLDNDPALQVLGQIVHEIDLRDGQYRQPQTAGVDALLRGWLLTDFSDTALELHGIALFEGLYATLAQERAIPLGSSAPQAAER; the protein is encoded by the coding sequence GTGAGCTGGCTGGTTTTTTCCTATTCTTTGCCCTCAAAGGCCTCGTCGAGCCCGAGGGTAACCCTGTGGCGGCGGCTGAAGCGGCTGGGGGCGATCGCCTTCAACAGTGTTCAGGTGCTGCCCGATCGCGATGAGTGCCTCGAAGCGTTTCAGTGGCTAGCCCAAGAGGTGCAAAAAGCCAGTGGAGAAGCACTGATTATGCGGGTTGAGCAGTTTGAGGGCCTATCCGACTCCGAGATCGTCGAGCGGTTTCGAGCCGCTCGACGCGACGACTACGCCGAGCTAGCGACCCAGGCTACAGCGCTGGCTAGCTCCCCTGCCTCTGATGCCCAGGGTGATTTACACGAGCGCCTCGAAAAGCTCTACAAGCACTATGCTGACATTCGCCGCATCGACTTCTTTGACTGCCCTGAAGGGGCGCAGGTGATGGCCCGTCTCAACCAGATTGCTGAAGACCTTACGCCTGTATCGGAGGCGATCGCCATTGTCGCCGCTGCCCTAGACCAGTATCAGCAGCGATCGTGGGTAACTCGGCCCCGTCCCCATGTGGATCGCCTGGCCTGCATCTGGCTGATTCGTCGATTTATTGACCCCAAGGCTGTGATTCGCTACGCCAAAACGGCGGCAGCTGACGAAGTCACCTTTGATATGGACAAAGGCGACTTTCAGCACCAGGGCAATCTGTGCACCTTTGAGGTCATGGTTAAAGCCTTTGGTTTAGACAATGATCCAGCTCTGCAGGTGCTGGGTCAGATTGTGCATGAAATTGACCTGCGCGATGGTCAATACCGCCAGCCCCAGACTGCGGGGGTCGATGCCCTGCTGCGGGGCTGGCTGCTGACCGATTTCTCTGACACTGCCCTAGAGTTACACGGTATTGCTCTGTTTGAGGGGCTGTACGCAACCTTGGCTCAGGAGCGGGCCATTCCGCTAGGTTCCTCCGCCCCTCAAGCCGCTGAGCGGTAA
- a CDS encoding S-layer family protein, whose product MFDPVLNLSDLNGSNGFVITGIAADDNSGFSVSNAGDINNDGIDDLIIGADGADPNGNSNAGESYVVFGGTGVGSSGSFNLSDLNGSNGFVINGIAAEDNLGRSVSSAGDINNDGIDDLIIGAFVADPNGKSGAGESYVVFGGATVGSSGSLNLSDLNGSNGFVIEGIDEFDTLGLSVSSAGDINNDGIDDLVVGANLADPNGTVNAGESYVIFGGAGVGSSGRLNPSSLDGSNGFVINGTEVDDFSGFSVSSAGDINNDGIDDLIIGAPKALPPSSAGAGKSYVVFGGAGVGAGGSLNLSVLDGSNGFVINGIDAGGILGSSVSNAGDINNDGIDDLIVAAIVADPNGLFNAGRSFVVFGGAGVGAGGSFDLSALNGSNGFGINGLNGGDRLGTSLSAAGDINNDSIDDLIIREGANEGYVVFGGATLGSGGSFDLSTLNGSNGFVINSTDEFSSIGPAVSAVGDINNDGIDDVILGALFANANGNDRAGKSYVVFGRASAPNLAPDAVNDSGFTANQSTPLVISATALLANDTDPDANTVLRVTAVSSATGGSVALSNNDTPNDFADDFVTFTPNANFSGTASFVYTLSDGSSSDTATVSIAVGKTVNGGNGKDTLIGTAGNDNLNGGNGDDALSGLAGNDTLVGGNGADRLVGGAGGDGLTGGNGADRFVISSLSDSLLSNFDRITDLKIGTDVIDGPTAVNAANVAELGAVASLNQAGISAVLTAGAFEANRAATFSLGSRAFVALNDNTAGFQEASDAVFEITGFSGSLTSLAIA is encoded by the coding sequence ATGTTCGATCCCGTGCTTAATCTTTCTGACCTTAACGGCAGCAACGGCTTTGTGATTACCGGCATCGCTGCAGATGACAATTCAGGCTTTTCTGTCAGCAATGCAGGCGACATCAACAACGACGGCATTGACGACCTGATTATTGGGGCAGATGGAGCAGACCCCAACGGCAACAGTAATGCTGGCGAAAGCTATGTGGTCTTTGGTGGAACCGGCGTGGGCAGCAGCGGCAGCTTCAACCTCTCTGACCTCAACGGCAGCAACGGCTTTGTGATTAACGGCATCGCTGCGGAGGACAACTTAGGCAGATCTGTCAGCAGTGCGGGCGACATCAACAACGACGGCATTGACGACCTGATCATTGGAGCATTCGTAGCAGACCCCAATGGCAAAAGTGGGGCTGGCGAAAGCTATGTGGTATTTGGTGGGGCAACGGTGGGCAGCAGTGGCAGCCTCAACCTCTCTGACCTTAACGGTAGCAACGGCTTTGTGATTGAGGGCATCGATGAGTTTGACACCTTAGGTTTATCCGTCAGCAGTGCGGGGGATATCAACAACGATGGCATCGACGACTTGGTTGTTGGGGCAAACCTAGCAGACCCCAATGGCACCGTTAATGCTGGCGAGAGCTATGTGATTTTTGGTGGGGCCGGCGTGGGCAGTAGTGGCAGACTCAACCCCTCTAGCCTCGACGGCAGCAACGGCTTTGTGATTAACGGTACGGAGGTGGATGACTTCTCAGGTTTTTCGGTCAGCAGTGCAGGAGACATTAACAACGATGGCATCGACGATCTGATCATTGGGGCACCCAAGGCACTCCCTCCAAGCAGCGCGGGGGCTGGCAAGAGCTATGTGGTGTTTGGTGGGGCCGGCGTGGGCGCTGGAGGCAGCCTCAACCTCTCTGTTCTCGATGGCAGCAACGGCTTTGTGATCAACGGTATTGATGCAGGTGGCATCTTAGGCAGTTCTGTCAGCAATGCGGGTGACATCAACAACGATGGCATCGACGACTTGATCGTTGCGGCAATCGTGGCAGACCCCAACGGCCTCTTTAATGCTGGCAGAAGCTTTGTGGTATTTGGTGGAGCAGGTGTGGGCGCTGGAGGCAGCTTCGACCTCTCTGCCCTCAACGGTAGCAACGGCTTTGGAATCAACGGCCTTAACGGGGGCGATCGCTTAGGCACCTCCCTCAGCGCAGCGGGTGACATCAACAACGATAGCATTGACGACCTAATCATTCGGGAAGGTGCTAACGAGGGCTATGTGGTGTTTGGCGGAGCAACCCTGGGCAGCGGGGGCAGCTTCGACCTCTCTACTCTCAACGGCAGCAACGGCTTTGTGATCAACAGCACCGATGAGTTTAGCAGCATAGGCCCCGCCGTCAGCGCGGTGGGAGACATCAACAACGATGGCATCGATGACGTGATTCTTGGCGCACTTTTTGCAAACGCCAATGGCAACGATAGGGCTGGCAAGAGCTATGTGGTGTTTGGCAGGGCAAGCGCCCCTAACCTTGCCCCCGATGCCGTCAATGACAGTGGCTTCACCGCCAACCAAAGCACCCCTTTGGTAATTTCCGCGACGGCGCTGCTGGCCAACGACACTGATCCGGATGCCAACACCGTACTGCGCGTCACCGCTGTGAGCAGTGCCACAGGCGGCAGCGTAGCGCTGAGCAACAATGACACCCCCAATGACTTTGCTGACGATTTTGTCACTTTTACCCCCAATGCTAACTTTAGCGGCACGGCTAGCTTTGTTTACACCCTCAGCGACGGCAGCTCGAGCGATACCGCTACGGTGAGCATCGCGGTGGGCAAAACCGTCAACGGTGGCAACGGCAAAGACACCCTCATCGGCACCGCAGGCAACGATAACTTGAACGGAGGCAATGGTGACGACGCCCTATCGGGCCTAGCGGGCAACGACACACTGGTAGGTGGCAATGGCGCTGACCGTCTGGTGGGCGGTGCTGGGGGCGATGGCTTAACCGGGGGTAATGGGGCTGACAGGTTTGTCATCTCCAGCTTGAGTGACTCGCTGTTGAGCAACTTCGACCGCATCACTGACCTGAAAATTGGCACCGATGTGATTGATGGTCCTACTGCTGTCAACGCGGCCAACGTAGCAGAGCTAGGTGCAGTTGCCTCTCTGAATCAGGCCGGTATCAGTGCTGTGTTGACGGCGGGTGCCTTTGAAGCCAATCGAGCAGCGACCTTTAGCTTGGGCTCCCGCGCCTTTGTCGCTCTGAACGACAACACGGCCGGATTTCAAGAGGCTAGCGATGCCGTGTTTGAGATTACTGGCTTCAGCGGCAGTTTGACCAGTTTGGCGATCGCTTAA
- a CDS encoding tetratricopeptide repeat protein → MLLPSLRFTKPLLLLIILPLALLTPVAVPLTRAQENRIEIAPIHPSSIRDPDILLDREAQRLLSQGINQHDAGLHQAALQSFQAALEVFRQNGDRDDEAYALNSQGLVYYDLGQDQQAVKYFQQALAIYQSLDDSYYAGNVQTTLGQAYIFWDQPQQAIEYLQPALSNYRAIRYPEGEAFVSHHLGFAYNSLGQPQQAIEYYQQALPILQAERGVEALQTTLTVEVFEAATLANMAEALIAQNQTDLAINYFEQSAEVYKPIREQLSEPWFQQYSTEFIINTYHRCAEMLRQQNRPQEAQQVLDFIKEVE, encoded by the coding sequence ATGCTTCTACCCTCCCTGCGCTTCACCAAACCGTTACTGTTGTTGATTATTCTTCCGCTAGCGCTTCTTACGCCTGTTGCTGTGCCGCTTACACGAGCGCAAGAAAACCGGATCGAAATTGCCCCAATTCACCCATCTAGCATTCGAGATCCTGATATCCTCTTAGACCGAGAAGCCCAGCGCCTTTTGAGCCAAGGTATTAACCAGCATGATGCTGGTCTACATCAAGCAGCTTTGCAATCGTTTCAAGCTGCTTTAGAAGTTTTTCGTCAGAACGGCGATCGGGACGACGAAGCGTATGCATTAAATAGTCAGGGCTTGGTTTACTATGACTTGGGTCAGGACCAACAAGCCGTTAAGTACTTTCAGCAAGCCTTGGCCATTTATCAATCTTTGGATGATAGCTATTACGCAGGGAACGTACAGACCACTCTTGGCCAGGCTTACATTTTCTGGGATCAACCTCAGCAAGCCATTGAGTATCTTCAGCCAGCTTTGTCAAACTATCGAGCCATACGCTATCCCGAGGGGGAAGCGTTTGTAAGCCATCATCTTGGCTTTGCTTACAATTCCTTAGGTCAGCCTCAGCAAGCCATTGAGTATTACCAGCAAGCTTTGCCAATCCTTCAAGCCGAACGCGGGGTTGAAGCGCTGCAAACTACGCTTACAGTGGAAGTGTTTGAAGCAGCAACGCTTGCCAATATGGCGGAGGCGCTAATTGCGCAGAATCAAACCGACTTAGCCATTAACTATTTTGAGCAGTCTGCTGAAGTATATAAACCAATTCGCGAGCAGCTGAGCGAGCCATGGTTTCAACAATATTCTACTGAGTTCATCATCAATACCTACCACCGTTGCGCTGAGATGCTAAGACAGCAAAATCGCCCTCAAGAAGCGCAGCAGGTGCTTGATTTTATCAAGGAAGTGGAATAA
- a CDS encoding chromate transporter, with amino-acid sequence MAEAPLPANQHPELSPPPYSLGQMVLYFLKLGTWGFGGPIALVGYMKRDLVEERGWISESDYKEGLSLAQLAPGPLAEQLAIYMGYVHYGTLGATLTGLVFPLPAFLMVLGLGWAYTIYGGLPWMQAIFYTVGATVIGIIANSSYKLTVKTIGQDWLFWAIYIVSAAVTVITESEKIALILAAGVLVWLVKAPPKQWRPKRLSSFAAVPFLPTLMAVPVTDPGILWQIFTFFGKAGAFVFGSGLAIVPFLYGGLVNELQWLNSEQFVDAVAVAMITPGPIVITVGFIGFLVAGLAGAIVATLATFLPCYLFTIIPAPYFKKHGKQPGVAAFVEGVTVAAIGAITGAVVVLGKRSLVDIPTVIVAVVTLALLLIFKKKLPEPLIVLVSALLGLVIYPLTHPAL; translated from the coding sequence ATGGCCGAGGCCCCACTGCCAGCAAACCAGCACCCCGAACTGTCGCCGCCGCCCTACTCGCTGGGGCAAATGGTGCTGTACTTTCTCAAGTTGGGCACCTGGGGATTTGGTGGCCCCATTGCCCTAGTGGGCTATATGAAACGCGACCTGGTGGAAGAGCGCGGCTGGATCTCTGAGTCTGACTACAAAGAAGGGCTATCTCTGGCGCAGTTGGCCCCTGGCCCCCTAGCGGAGCAGCTGGCGATCTATATGGGCTATGTCCACTATGGCACTCTGGGCGCAACGCTGACGGGGCTAGTCTTTCCCCTACCAGCCTTTTTAATGGTGCTGGGGCTGGGGTGGGCCTACACAATTTATGGGGGCCTGCCCTGGATGCAGGCCATTTTTTACACGGTCGGTGCCACGGTCATCGGCATCATTGCCAACAGCAGCTACAAGCTCACGGTCAAAACTATCGGCCAAGACTGGCTGTTTTGGGCGATTTACATTGTCTCAGCGGCGGTCACGGTAATCACCGAGTCTGAAAAAATTGCGCTGATTTTGGCGGCGGGGGTGCTGGTGTGGTTAGTGAAGGCTCCGCCCAAGCAGTGGCGGCCTAAAAGGCTATCTAGTTTTGCTGCAGTGCCTTTCCTGCCGACTCTGATGGCTGTTCCAGTCACCGATCCAGGCATCCTCTGGCAAATCTTCACCTTCTTTGGCAAGGCAGGGGCGTTTGTGTTTGGCAGTGGCCTAGCGATTGTGCCTTTTCTCTACGGTGGATTGGTAAATGAGTTGCAGTGGCTGAATTCTGAACAGTTTGTCGATGCCGTAGCGGTGGCGATGATTACACCAGGGCCAATTGTTATTACGGTTGGATTTATTGGGTTTCTGGTAGCGGGGTTAGCCGGAGCAATTGTGGCGACCCTGGCGACGTTTCTACCCTGTTATCTATTTACGATTATTCCAGCACCGTACTTTAAGAAGCATGGCAAGCAGCCAGGGGTAGCGGCCTTTGTCGAAGGGGTGACGGTAGCGGCGATCGGGGCAATCACCGGAGCGGTGGTGGTGCTTGGGAAGCGATCGCTGGTAGATATTCCCACAGTCATCGTGGCTGTTGTCACCCTAGCTTTGCTGCTGATCTTCAAAAAGAAGCTGCCTGAGCCACTCATTGTGCTGGTTTCCGCTCTGCTGGGTCTGGTCATTTACCCTCTCACCCATCCAGCTTTATAA